From one Kiloniellales bacterium genomic stretch:
- a CDS encoding tetratricopeptide repeat protein produces the protein MNERVLKRFVVLMGLLLLVTVIAWPFMENFLRQEPGDYHTKQGDQQLTSGEFDLALKSFDLALQEMPDHRGALMGRALVFIQTERYAEAVEELTYLIGRLEETLEPDDTTGRGALAAAYANRGVVHDREARYEEALFDYVRSLQVDEGVTEGPGIFDQILYGYRPSTVRDRAIYLQEQLRLPEDQRVMRVPEKDELQRMHKP, from the coding sequence ATGAACGAAAGAGTGCTCAAGCGCTTCGTGGTGCTGATGGGGCTGCTGCTCCTGGTGACGGTCATCGCCTGGCCCTTCATGGAGAACTTCCTGCGCCAGGAGCCGGGCGACTACCACACCAAGCAGGGGGACCAGCAGCTGACCTCCGGCGAATTCGACCTGGCTCTGAAGAGCTTCGACCTGGCGTTGCAGGAGATGCCCGACCATCGCGGCGCCCTGATGGGCCGGGCCCTGGTCTTCATCCAGACCGAACGCTACGCCGAGGCCGTCGAGGAGCTAACCTACCTGATCGGCCGCCTGGAGGAGACTCTGGAGCCTGACGACACCACGGGTCGCGGCGCGCTCGCGGCCGCCTACGCCAACCGCGGCGTGGTCCACGACCGGGAAGCTCGCTACGAGGAGGCCCTGTTCGACTACGTCAGGTCATTGCAGGTCGACGAGGGCGTCACCGAGGGGCCGGGCATCTTCGACCAGATCCTCTACGGCTATCGGCCCTCGACGGTTCGGGACCGTGCCATCTATCTGCAAGAACAGCTCAGATTGCCGGAGGACCAGCGGGTCATGCGCGTTCCGGAGAAGGACGAGCTGCAGCGCATGCACAAGCCCTGA
- a CDS encoding sodium:solute symporter family protein: protein MEAKVVWLFAFVGMYWAYCIFWGVKGALQAKTASDYFIAGRRMSMWVFVLAATATSFSGWTFMGHPGLVYRDGFQYAYASFYTITIPFTGVMFLKRQWIIGKRFGYVTPGEMLSDYFRGDAIRILTVIVALLFSIPYLGVQLGASGFLFNVLTITEGSPDGIVSATAGMWILSLVVLIYVASGGLRAVAYVDTLQCILLALGIIVTGIIALNLIGGWGAINEGFATLAASDVGKWGVTEDGHNAYFAIPGVIQFTAGLGKETPVGGLWTGIMVLTYMFALMGIQSAPAFSMWSFSNTDPRPFAPQQVWASSFAIGLILFFFTAFQGMGAHLLGANPAVNEAGLAISQILDGEAIAAKPDSLVPFYFNQIADSLPWLVGLLAVCALAAMQSTGAAYMSTAGAMLTRDLYKRYLNPGASHTTQKLFGRLGVAFIVLSALIVATFSRDALVLLGGLAVAFGFQMWPSLAAVCWFPWITRQGATWGLAAGLIAVIATEKIAVDLTGGALPWGRWPWTIHSAGWGIIFNLGVCVIVSGMTQNSADREHRMKFHNFLREHASLPASKKGLVPVAWIITLAWLFFGIGPGAVIGNTIFGVPGDSSTWTFGMPSIWVWQILFWILGVGMMWFLAYKMEMSTVPEREIEALTEDIGDVHAPAEQAGAGGAAD, encoded by the coding sequence ATGGAAGCAAAAGTTGTTTGGTTGTTTGCCTTCGTCGGCATGTACTGGGCGTACTGCATCTTCTGGGGTGTCAAGGGCGCCCTGCAGGCCAAGACGGCGAGCGACTACTTCATCGCCGGGCGCCGCATGTCGATGTGGGTGTTCGTCCTGGCGGCGACGGCGACGTCGTTCTCGGGATGGACCTTCATGGGCCATCCGGGGCTCGTCTATCGAGACGGGTTCCAGTACGCCTACGCGTCCTTCTACACCATCACGATTCCCTTCACGGGGGTCATGTTCCTGAAGCGGCAGTGGATCATCGGCAAGCGCTTCGGCTACGTCACGCCGGGCGAGATGCTGTCCGACTACTTCCGCGGCGACGCGATCCGGATTCTGACGGTGATCGTGGCCCTGCTGTTCTCGATCCCTTACCTGGGCGTGCAGCTCGGAGCCTCGGGCTTCCTGTTCAACGTGCTGACCATCACCGAAGGCAGCCCCGACGGCATCGTTTCCGCGACCGCGGGCATGTGGATCCTGTCCCTGGTGGTGCTGATCTACGTCGCCTCGGGCGGCCTGCGGGCAGTGGCCTACGTCGACACCCTGCAGTGCATTCTGCTGGCGCTCGGCATCATTGTCACCGGTATCATCGCGCTCAACCTGATCGGCGGTTGGGGGGCCATCAACGAGGGCTTCGCAACCCTCGCGGCCAGCGACGTCGGCAAGTGGGGGGTCACCGAAGACGGCCACAACGCCTACTTCGCGATCCCGGGCGTGATCCAGTTCACCGCGGGACTGGGCAAGGAGACGCCCGTCGGCGGCCTCTGGACCGGCATCATGGTGCTGACCTACATGTTCGCCCTGATGGGCATCCAGTCGGCGCCGGCCTTCTCGATGTGGTCCTTCTCCAACACCGACCCGCGGCCCTTCGCGCCGCAGCAGGTCTGGGCCTCGTCCTTCGCGATCGGCTTGATCCTGTTCTTCTTCACCGCCTTCCAGGGCATGGGCGCGCATCTCCTTGGCGCCAACCCGGCGGTGAACGAGGCGGGATTAGCGATTTCGCAGATCCTCGACGGTGAGGCGATCGCCGCCAAACCAGACTCGCTGGTGCCCTTCTACTTCAACCAGATCGCGGACAGCCTGCCCTGGTTGGTGGGCCTGCTGGCGGTCTGTGCCCTGGCCGCGATGCAGTCCACGGGTGCCGCTTATATGTCGACGGCGGGCGCAATGCTCACCCGCGACCTCTACAAGCGCTACCTGAACCCGGGTGCCTCGCACACCACCCAGAAGCTCTTCGGTCGCTTGGGCGTGGCCTTCATCGTCCTCTCGGCGCTGATCGTCGCGACCTTCTCGCGGGACGCCCTGGTTCTCCTGGGCGGTCTGGCGGTGGCCTTCGGCTTCCAGATGTGGCCGTCTCTGGCCGCCGTGTGCTGGTTCCCCTGGATCACCCGTCAGGGTGCCACCTGGGGTCTGGCCGCGGGCCTGATCGCGGTCATCGCGACCGAGAAGATTGCCGTCGACCTGACCGGCGGGGCTCTGCCCTGGGGCCGCTGGCCTTGGACGATCCACTCGGCGGGTTGGGGCATCATCTTCAACCTGGGCGTCTGCGTCATCGTCTCGGGGATGACCCAGAACTCGGCCGACCGCGAGCATCGCATGAAGTTCCACAACTTCCTGCGCGAGCACGCGAGCCTGCCGGCTTCCAAGAAGGGCCTGGTTCCGGTGGCCTGGATCATCACCCTCGCGTGGCTGTTCTTCGGCATCGGCCCCGGTGCGGTGATCGGCAACACGATCTTCGGCGTCCCGGGCGACTCCTCGACCTGGACCTTCGGCATGCCGTCGATCTGGGTCTGGCAGATCCTGTTCTGGATCCTTGGCGTCGGCATGATGTGGTTCCTGGCCTACAAGATGGAGATGTCGACCGTTCCGGAACGGGAGATCGAGGCCTTGACCGAGGATATCGGCGATGTCCACGCGCCGGCCGAGCAGGCCGGTGCCGGAGGCGCCGCCGACTGA
- a CDS encoding crotonase/enoyl-CoA hydratase family protein, protein MPSPIICEIAEGIATLTLNRPEKLNAISYAMADALLDRLDALEADADVRAIILTGAGETAFSAGADIHEFSESLRQGADAALRNFVRRGQAMTARLEAFEKPIIAAVNGLAFGGGCEITEAVPLAIASEAAVFAKPEIRLGMPPTFGGTQRLPRLAGRKRALELLLTGESFPASKALDLGLVNAVVPQVELLPAARALAGRILRHSPLAVASILRAVTRGLNATIGEGLQVEAEQFARVTGSHDLGEGLAAWKERRPPAFKGR, encoded by the coding sequence ATGCCGAGCCCGATCATCTGCGAGATCGCCGAGGGCATCGCCACGCTGACCCTCAACCGGCCGGAGAAGCTGAACGCCATCAGCTACGCGATGGCCGACGCCCTCCTAGACCGGCTCGACGCCCTCGAGGCGGACGCCGACGTGCGGGCGATTATCCTGACCGGCGCGGGCGAAACGGCCTTCTCGGCCGGCGCCGACATCCACGAGTTCTCCGAGAGCCTGCGCCAGGGAGCAGACGCCGCGCTGCGGAACTTCGTCCGCCGCGGCCAGGCCATGACCGCGCGCCTGGAGGCCTTCGAGAAGCCGATCATCGCCGCGGTCAACGGCCTGGCCTTCGGCGGCGGCTGCGAGATCACGGAGGCCGTGCCCCTGGCCATCGCCAGCGAAGCCGCGGTCTTCGCCAAGCCGGAAATCCGCCTGGGGATGCCGCCGACTTTCGGCGGCACCCAGCGCCTGCCGCGTCTGGCGGGCCGCAAGCGGGCGCTCGAGCTGCTGCTGACCGGCGAAAGCTTCCCGGCCTCCAAGGCGCTGGACCTGGGCCTGGTGAACGCGGTTGTTCCGCAGGTCGAGCTGCTGCCCGCCGCCCGCGCGCTGGCAGGACGAATCCTGCGCCATTCACCTCTGGCGGTCGCCAGCATCCTGAGGGCGGTGACCCGCGGGCTCAACGCGACCATCGGCGAGGGCCTGCAGGTGGAGGCCGAACAGTTCGCCCGGGTTACGGGCAGCCACGACCTCGGCGAAGGCTTGGCCGCCTGGAAGGAACGCCGCCCTCCCGCCTTCAAGGGCCGCTGA
- a CDS encoding phytanoyl-CoA dioxygenase family protein produces MDLGYLEHFRDQGYAVVRGLFDPGDVAALAAAFERVYAQGLTHHASYRDGNVLFRVGQDPRLGRILRLVQWPSYFDPVLESYRRDPRILRVLEPLIGGDLKQIINQMHWKPPGAATTEFSYHQDIHFRRPPSAYREPGRSYIQTVIAVDPHRTENGAITVYPGSHKLGKLTFPERGRIMDAALSDKDLKALGLDPRRIVHLELDPGDLAFWGLYMIHGSGPNVSSMDRRTYVNGYVIAANCDRGEWAFRGGQGVPLGEPVLVHYEDLHNRPGPFYLDEE; encoded by the coding sequence ATGGACCTTGGCTATCTGGAGCACTTTCGAGATCAGGGATACGCCGTCGTTCGCGGTCTGTTCGACCCCGGCGACGTCGCCGCCCTGGCAGCCGCCTTCGAGCGGGTCTACGCCCAGGGCCTGACCCACCACGCCAGCTATCGGGACGGCAACGTGCTGTTTCGCGTCGGCCAGGATCCGCGGCTCGGCCGGATTCTGCGCCTGGTCCAGTGGCCATCCTACTTCGATCCGGTTCTGGAAAGCTACCGACGCGATCCACGCATCCTGCGGGTGTTGGAGCCGCTGATCGGCGGCGATCTCAAGCAGATCATCAATCAGATGCACTGGAAGCCGCCCGGCGCTGCGACGACCGAGTTCAGCTACCACCAGGATATACATTTCCGGCGACCCCCCTCCGCCTACCGCGAGCCAGGCCGCTCCTACATCCAGACGGTGATCGCGGTCGACCCGCACAGGACCGAGAACGGTGCCATCACGGTCTATCCGGGCAGCCACAAGCTGGGCAAGCTGACCTTTCCCGAACGCGGCCGGATCATGGACGCCGCCCTCAGCGACAAGGATCTCAAGGCTCTGGGGCTGGACCCGCGACGCATCGTGCATCTGGAGCTCGACCCCGGCGATCTCGCGTTCTGGGGCCTCTACATGATCCACGGCTCGGGTCCCAACGTCTCGTCCATGGATCGCCGCACCTACGTCAACGGCTACGTGATCGCCGCCAATTGCGACCGCGGCGAATGGGCCTTTCGCGGCGGCCAGGGCGTGCCCCTGGGGGAACCGGTGCTGGTGCACTACGAGGATCTCCACAACCGCCCCGGCCCTTTCTATCTGGACGAAGAATAG
- a CDS encoding NAD(P)H-dependent oxidoreductase has translation MASNDGIRVFGFAGSLRRGSLNKALLAAAQDLAPDGMAIEVFDLAGVPLYDEDLRQAGLPEAVAALRAGIAAADAVLIATPEYNFSFSGVVKNAIDWASRPPDQPFAGKPIAILGASPSRLGTARAQYQLRQCFIYLDGRIMNRPEMMLGDARRAFDEAGRLAEPKAREHLAAFLAALADFTREGRRP, from the coding sequence ATGGCTTCGAATGACGGGATTCGGGTCTTCGGCTTTGCCGGAAGCTTGCGGCGCGGCTCTCTCAACAAGGCGCTGCTGGCGGCGGCGCAGGACCTGGCGCCGGACGGCATGGCGATCGAGGTCTTCGACCTTGCAGGGGTGCCGCTCTACGACGAGGACCTGCGCCAGGCCGGCCTTCCAGAGGCCGTCGCCGCGTTGCGGGCGGGCATCGCCGCTGCGGACGCGGTGCTGATCGCGACGCCGGAATACAACTTCTCCTTTTCGGGGGTGGTCAAGAACGCCATCGACTGGGCCTCCCGGCCGCCAGACCAGCCCTTCGCCGGTAAGCCGATCGCGATCCTGGGCGCCAGCCCGAGCCGTCTGGGCACGGCCCGCGCCCAGTACCAGCTGCGCCAATGCTTCATCTACCTGGATGGCCGGATCATGAACCGCCCCGAGATGATGCTGGGCGACGCCCGCCGCGCTTTCGACGAGGCCGGGCGGCTGGCCGAGCCGAAAGCGCGCGAGCACCTGGCCGCGTTCCTCGCGGCGCTGGCCGACTTCACGCGGGAGGGCCGCCGGCCGTGA
- a CDS encoding short-chain fatty acyl-CoA regulator family protein — MSDRTHLGSKVRRLRRAQGVTQVDMAKRLGISPSYLNLIEHNQRPLTRSLQMKLAEGYDVDLQVFAEDEDARIVTDLVEILRDPLFASFELAPKDLSDAVGAAPVLGQAMIALYQGYRNLRADLDAVSERLSDDALISASTHELRTVLTSIRSFSEILRDYDDLDAAQRQRFLEILVKETGRLDQAVDRMVDFAKGEDLTGLGGLASAVDDVMDFIQNHNNHFPELEAAAEALWDQAELAGRPLEFALAAYLETACGVAVEIGADRDLAGGVAAFDEARGRLVLSEALPASSRAFHTARCIGALRCGHIFDPLIEGTTLSASDSGAKLRQALTSYFAGAVILPYEPFVTAARELRYDLERLQQRFGASFEQVCHRLTTLQRPGQRGIPFHFVRIDPAGNVSKRFGGSGLRIARYGGVCPRWNLHAAGAAPGRILRQVAEMPGGSRFFCLARSITKPGGGYGEPETRYVIGIGCDLSYAEELVYSEGLSWDDPETVVPVGINCRLCERSDCRQRAMPSLVPPVA; from the coding sequence ATGAGCGATCGCACACATCTTGGGAGCAAGGTCAGACGGCTGCGCCGTGCGCAGGGCGTGACTCAGGTCGACATGGCCAAGCGGCTGGGCATCTCGCCCAGCTACCTCAATCTGATCGAGCACAACCAGAGGCCCCTGACCCGCTCGCTGCAGATGAAGCTGGCCGAGGGCTACGACGTCGATCTGCAGGTCTTTGCCGAGGACGAGGACGCGCGCATCGTCACCGACCTCGTCGAGATCCTCCGCGATCCGCTCTTCGCCTCCTTCGAACTCGCGCCCAAGGATCTGAGCGACGCGGTCGGCGCGGCGCCGGTGCTGGGCCAGGCCATGATCGCGCTCTACCAGGGCTACCGCAATCTGCGCGCGGACCTCGACGCGGTCAGCGAAAGACTCAGCGACGATGCCTTGATCTCGGCCTCGACCCACGAGTTGAGGACCGTTCTCACCTCGATCCGCTCCTTCTCGGAGATTCTGCGCGACTACGACGACCTGGACGCGGCGCAGCGACAGCGGTTCCTGGAGATTCTGGTCAAGGAGACCGGCCGTCTGGACCAGGCCGTCGACCGCATGGTCGATTTCGCCAAGGGCGAAGACCTCACCGGCCTCGGCGGCCTGGCCTCGGCGGTCGACGATGTGATGGACTTCATCCAGAACCACAACAATCACTTCCCGGAACTGGAAGCTGCGGCCGAGGCCCTCTGGGACCAGGCGGAGCTCGCCGGCCGGCCGCTCGAGTTTGCCCTCGCGGCCTATCTCGAGACGGCCTGCGGCGTCGCGGTGGAGATCGGCGCCGACCGGGACCTCGCCGGCGGCGTGGCCGCTTTCGACGAGGCTCGCGGCAGGCTCGTCCTCTCCGAGGCCCTGCCGGCCAGCAGCCGGGCCTTCCACACGGCGCGCTGCATCGGCGCCCTGCGCTGCGGGCACATCTTCGATCCGCTGATCGAAGGCACGACGCTTTCGGCCAGCGACTCCGGCGCCAAGCTTCGCCAAGCCCTGACCTCCTACTTCGCGGGGGCGGTGATCTTGCCGTACGAGCCCTTCGTGACTGCGGCGCGGGAGCTGCGCTACGATCTGGAGCGCCTGCAGCAGCGTTTCGGCGCCAGCTTCGAGCAAGTCTGCCATCGACTGACGACCCTGCAACGGCCGGGGCAGCGCGGCATTCCCTTCCACTTCGTCCGCATAGATCCCGCGGGCAACGTCTCCAAGCGCTTCGGCGGGTCCGGGCTGCGGATTGCCCGCTACGGCGGAGTCTGTCCGCGTTGGAACCTTCACGCCGCCGGCGCCGCACCCGGGCGGATCCTGCGCCAGGTCGCCGAAATGCCGGGCGGCAGCCGCTTCTTCTGCCTGGCGCGCAGCATCACAAAGCCAGGTGGCGGCTACGGGGAGCCCGAGACCCGTTATGTGATCGGGATCGGCTGCGACCTCTCATATGCGGAAGAGCTCGTCTACAGCGAGGGTTTGAGCTGGGACGACCCCGAGACGGTGGTCCCGGTGGGAATCAACTGCCGGCTCTGCGAGCGCAGCGATTGCCGCCAGCGTGCCATGCCGTCGCTGGTCCCGCCCGTGGCGTGA
- a CDS encoding putative nucleotidyltransferase substrate binding domain-containing protein, protein MQSQTKIFSQLVRDYMRKGGLVLPAETTVAQLIAEMVRRKRTSALVTDREGRLSGIITEQDITRRIALRCSGEEPATAVMTAPVESVSRDDYLYVAIARMRRFGWRHMPVTDPEERPVGIIDLNAALAVAAEQILRQIDRIVHENSLDGLREVKAAQVEVADELFRDRVPAPEIQAVLSDINRGIHRRVIRRNLAAMRDTGWGEPPVPFALLIMGSGGRGESFLYPDQDNGFILDDYPDSEHERIDGFFIELAERMTLELDQIGFPYCNGYVMATNPLWRKSRSQWAAQLRYWGRKRSEIAVQLSDIFFDFTCGYGDANMVRELRTRVTEMLRASPGFLQEMQAEVRNQGVALGWFGRLQTETEKKEFKGKINLKHRGTLPLVSCVRLLALREGVEATSTLGRIGALHDKGVFDRDTQDYLKGAFRHITGLLLRQQIADFKAGESVSNYTHPDDLSEREKDILIDSFRAIEGLRDRVYAEFTGDVF, encoded by the coding sequence ATGCAGTCGCAGACCAAGATCTTCTCTCAACTTGTTCGCGACTACATGCGCAAGGGGGGCCTCGTGCTGCCTGCGGAGACCACCGTGGCCCAGCTGATCGCCGAGATGGTCCGGCGCAAGCGCACCAGCGCCCTGGTCACCGACCGCGAGGGCCGGCTCAGCGGCATCATCACCGAGCAGGACATCACTCGCCGGATCGCCCTGCGGTGCAGCGGCGAAGAGCCGGCGACCGCGGTCATGACCGCGCCGGTCGAGAGCGTCAGCCGCGACGACTACCTCTACGTGGCGATCGCGCGCATGCGGCGCTTCGGTTGGCGGCACATGCCGGTCACCGATCCGGAGGAGCGCCCGGTCGGAATCATCGATCTGAACGCGGCCCTGGCGGTCGCCGCGGAGCAGATCCTCCGTCAGATCGACCGGATCGTTCACGAGAACAGCCTGGACGGCCTGCGCGAGGTCAAGGCGGCCCAGGTCGAGGTCGCCGACGAACTGTTCCGCGACCGGGTCCCGGCACCGGAGATCCAGGCGGTGCTGAGCGACATCAACCGCGGCATCCATCGCCGCGTGATCCGGCGCAACCTGGCGGCGATGCGCGACACCGGCTGGGGCGAGCCGCCGGTGCCCTTCGCGCTGCTGATCATGGGCTCGGGCGGCCGCGGCGAGAGCTTCCTCTATCCGGACCAGGACAACGGCTTCATCCTGGACGACTATCCCGACTCCGAGCACGAGCGGATCGACGGCTTTTTCATCGAGCTGGCCGAACGCATGACCCTGGAGCTCGACCAGATCGGCTTTCCCTACTGCAACGGCTACGTCATGGCGACAAACCCGCTGTGGCGCAAGAGCCGCAGCCAGTGGGCCGCGCAGCTGCGCTACTGGGGCCGGAAGCGCAGCGAGATCGCGGTCCAGCTCTCGGACATCTTCTTCGACTTCACCTGCGGCTACGGCGACGCGAACATGGTCCGCGAGCTGCGCACCCGGGTCACCGAGATGCTGCGAGCGAGTCCCGGGTTCCTGCAGGAGATGCAGGCCGAGGTGCGTAACCAAGGCGTCGCCCTCGGCTGGTTCGGGCGCCTGCAGACCGAGACCGAGAAAAAGGAGTTCAAGGGCAAAATCAACCTCAAGCATCGCGGCACCCTTCCGCTGGTGTCCTGCGTCCGGCTGCTGGCGTTGCGCGAAGGGGTGGAGGCGACCTCGACCCTGGGGCGGATCGGCGCCCTGCACGACAAGGGGGTCTTCGACCGCGATACCCAGGACTACCTCAAAGGCGCTTTCCGCCACATTACCGGCCTGTTGCTGCGCCAGCAGATCGCCGACTTCAAGGCCGGCGAGAGCGTCAGCAACTACACCCACCCCGACGATCTCTCCGAACGTGAAAAGGACATCCTGATCGATTCCTTCCGGGCGATCGAAGGGCTGCGCGACCGGGTCTACGCGGAGTTCACCGGCGACGTCTTCTGA
- a CDS encoding thermonuclease family protein encodes MTRSVLKMFLPVAAAVAWVCLAPGDGALGANEANPVIDGDTLVVEGRLVQLSGIDAPELGQRCFNDSKSWRCGLEAALALRKLIAFGEVVCEPADPESQSAQASCSVDDKDLAVALLQQGYAVALPEAPSAFQTAQNSAKEAKFGIWRGDFVAPASWRDGVRLPGEAEDPQYCVIKGTINEKDQRVFYVPSDKGYDAIVIDPSRGERMFCSDDQAILRGWRPFPKAKS; translated from the coding sequence TTGACACGGTCTGTTCTCAAGATGTTCCTTCCCGTCGCCGCCGCTGTGGCCTGGGTTTGCCTGGCGCCCGGCGATGGCGCGCTGGGCGCGAACGAGGCCAATCCGGTGATCGATGGGGATACCCTGGTCGTCGAGGGCCGCCTGGTGCAGCTATCGGGAATCGACGCGCCGGAACTCGGTCAGCGCTGCTTCAACGACAGCAAGTCCTGGCGTTGCGGTCTGGAGGCCGCCTTGGCGCTGCGCAAACTGATCGCCTTCGGCGAGGTCGTTTGCGAACCGGCGGACCCGGAATCGCAGAGCGCCCAGGCAAGTTGCAGCGTCGACGACAAGGATCTGGCGGTTGCGCTTCTCCAGCAGGGCTACGCCGTTGCGCTTCCCGAAGCGCCTTCGGCGTTTCAGACGGCCCAGAACAGCGCCAAGGAGGCCAAGTTCGGCATCTGGCGCGGCGATTTCGTGGCGCCCGCGTCCTGGCGCGACGGCGTGCGCCTGCCCGGCGAGGCCGAGGATCCGCAGTACTGCGTCATCAAGGGAACCATCAACGAGAAGGACCAACGGGTCTTCTACGTGCCCTCTGACAAAGGTTACGACGCCATCGTCATCGATCCCAGCCGGGGTGAGCGCATGTTCTGCAGTGACGACCAGGCGATCCTGCGCGGCTGGCGCCCCTTCCCCAAAGCCAAGTCCTGA
- a CDS encoding MBL fold metallo-hydrolase translates to MGPRVKAFFDEDTFTVSYVVSEPEGGHAAIIDSVLDFDPKSARSSTRSADAIIDHLATQSLRVDWILETHLHADHMTAASYLKQQVGGRSAIGKRITEVQATFKALYNLGPEFAADGSDFDYLFADGETFRIGALEARVLATPGHTPACVTYLIGDAAFVGDTIFMPDYGSARTDFPGGDAATLYRSIRKLFALPPETHMFLCHDYKAPGRDHFAWETTVAEQRDKNIHLHDGIDEDAFVKLREERDKTLQMPALILPSVQVNLRAGRFPPPEDNGIAYLRIPLNAL, encoded by the coding sequence ATGGGCCCGCGGGTCAAAGCCTTTTTCGACGAGGACACCTTCACCGTGTCCTACGTCGTATCCGAGCCGGAGGGCGGGCACGCCGCGATCATCGACAGCGTGCTCGACTTCGATCCCAAGTCCGCGCGTAGCAGCACCCGCAGTGCCGACGCCATCATCGACCACCTGGCGACGCAGTCGCTGCGCGTCGACTGGATCCTCGAGACCCATCTGCACGCCGACCACATGACCGCGGCCTCCTACCTGAAGCAGCAAGTCGGCGGGCGCAGCGCGATCGGCAAGCGGATCACCGAGGTCCAGGCGACCTTCAAGGCCCTCTACAACCTCGGTCCGGAGTTCGCGGCCGACGGGTCCGACTTCGACTACCTCTTCGCCGACGGCGAGACCTTCCGGATCGGCGCGCTGGAGGCCCGGGTCCTGGCGACGCCGGGGCATACACCGGCCTGCGTCACCTACCTGATCGGCGATGCGGCCTTCGTCGGCGATACAATCTTCATGCCCGACTACGGCAGCGCCCGCACGGACTTCCCAGGCGGCGACGCGGCGACCCTCTACCGCTCGATCCGGAAGCTCTTTGCCCTGCCGCCCGAAACCCATATGTTCCTCTGCCACGACTACAAGGCGCCCGGGCGCGATCACTTCGCCTGGGAGACCACGGTGGCGGAGCAAAGGGACAAGAACATTCATCTGCACGACGGCATCGACGAGGACGCCTTCGTGAAGCTGCGCGAAGAGCGTGACAAGACGCTTCAGATGCCGGCGCTGATCCTCCCCTCCGTGCAGGTGAACCTGCGCGCCGGGCGTTTCCCGCCGCCGGAGGACAACGGCATCGCCTATCTCAGGATTCCGCTGAACGCGCTCTGA